In Methanothermus fervidus DSM 2088, a single genomic region encodes these proteins:
- a CDS encoding tRNA pseudouridine synthase D TruD (COGs: COG0585 conserved hypothetical protein~InterPro IPR011760: IPR001656: IPR020103~KEGG: mth:MTH1529 hypothetical protein~PFAM: tRNA pseudouridine synthase D TruD~SPTR: O27572 Probable tRNA pseudouridine synthase D~PFAM: tRNA pseudouridine synthase D (TruD)~TIGRFAM: tRNA pseudouridine synthase, TruD family), protein MLNAETYVTKTRGIGGKIREKIEDFYVEEIPLIKPSGKGQNVWIWIEKRNRTTLDVVIDIAKKLHIDRRRMGFAGMKDKYAVARQWICVSNIDPDEIKNLKIRGVKFLKIVRHEKKLRLGQLIGNKFRIIVRNVKNPKNAAKDAKKTFKTLSEIGVPNYYGWQRFGKPRSNTHLIGKALIKNDLKKAVDLYVGNPFPGEPEKIKKARKLYDLGEIEKSYESMPKTLQYERTILRILLKDKKKGKLDDKSYLKAILALPKPLTRMFIHAYQSYLFNKVVSERCKLGINKYVEGDILVNNQNRIINTENAEKLVKEFKAHPTAPLYGTKVPLASGKVGKIEKKVLKEENLKLNDFKCELIPKLGTHGIRRPIRFRVYDTKVEALSNGVLLEFSIPKGCYATAVLREVMKKDVA, encoded by the coding sequence ATGTTAAATGCTGAGACATATGTAACAAAGACTAGAGGAATTGGGGGGAAAATTAGAGAAAAAATTGAAGATTTTTATGTAGAGGAAATCCCCCTAATTAAACCTAGTGGAAAAGGACAAAATGTATGGATATGGATAGAAAAGAGAAATAGAACAACTTTAGATGTAGTTATAGATATTGCAAAAAAGTTGCACATTGACAGAAGAAGAATGGGATTTGCAGGGATGAAAGATAAGTATGCTGTAGCCAGACAATGGATATGTGTTAGCAATATAGATCCGGATGAAATAAAAAATTTGAAAATTCGCGGTGTTAAATTTCTTAAAATTGTAAGACATGAAAAAAAATTGCGTTTAGGACAATTGATAGGCAATAAATTCCGTATAATTGTTAGAAATGTCAAAAATCCTAAAAATGCCGCTAAAGATGCCAAAAAAACGTTTAAAACATTGTCAGAAATTGGAGTACCTAATTATTATGGTTGGCAAAGATTTGGAAAACCAAGAAGTAATACTCACTTAATTGGTAAAGCTTTAATAAAGAATGATTTAAAAAAAGCTGTAGATCTTTATGTGGGTAATCCTTTCCCTGGTGAACCTGAAAAAATTAAAAAAGCTCGTAAATTATATGATTTAGGTGAAATTGAGAAATCTTACGAATCCATGCCAAAAACATTACAATATGAACGTACAATTTTAAGAATTTTGTTGAAAGATAAGAAAAAAGGAAAATTAGACGATAAATCATATTTAAAAGCTATTTTGGCACTCCCAAAACCTCTAACTCGAATGTTTATCCATGCTTATCAATCATATCTCTTCAATAAAGTTGTTAGTGAAAGATGTAAACTTGGTATAAATAAGTATGTAGAAGGAGATATTTTAGTTAATAATCAAAACAGAATCATTAACACTGAAAATGCTGAGAAATTAGTAAAGGAATTCAAGGCACATCCAACAGCCCCTCTTTATGGTACTAAAGTACCTTTAGCTAGTGGAAAGGTTGGAAAAATAGAAAAAAAGGTTTTAAAAGAAGAAAATTTAAAATTAAATGACTTTAAGTGTGAATTAATACCAAAGTTAGGAACACATGGAATAAGAAGACCGATAAGATTCAGAGTATATGATACAAAAGTTGAAGCTTTAAGTAATGGTGTTTTACTTGAATTTTCAATTCCTAAAGGTTGTTATGCTACTGCAGTTCTAAGAGAAGTCATGAAAAAAGATGTAGCTTAA
- a CDS encoding conserved hypothetical protein (KEGG: mth:MTH660 hypothetical protein~SPTR: O26756 Putative uncharacterized protein), whose product MKEKKSANLFAILIISLLAYGMASILSLYLHFTFPGFIPLTTSGENKIIPIQDKTFTPVMIKEPKYKESTIKGNTSTSNLTQRNTENYSEIYLRKSTNRHQSFTQQTTK is encoded by the coding sequence ATGAAAGAGAAAAAAAGTGCTAATTTATTCGCAATTTTGATAATATCTTTATTGGCATATGGAATGGCTTCAATTCTGTCTTTATATTTACATTTTACTTTTCCAGGTTTCATACCATTAACCACAAGTGGAGAAAATAAAATAATACCAATTCAAGATAAGACATTTACTCCAGTAATGATTAAAGAACCAAAATACAAAGAAAGTACAATAAAAGGAAATACTTCAACTAGTAATTTAACTCAGAGAAATACAGAAAATTACAGTGAAATTTATTTAAGGAAATCAACAAACAGACATCAGTCTTTTACACAACAGACCACTAAATAA
- a CDS encoding daunorubicin resistance ABC transporter, inner membrane subunit B (InterPro IPR000412: IPR013526: IPR005942: IPR013525~KEGG: mth:MTH1092 hypothetical protein~PFAM: ABC-2 type transporter~SPTR: O27164 Putative membrane protein~TIGRFAM: daunorubicin resistance ABC transporter, inner membrane subunit B~PFAM: ABC-2 type transporter~TIGRFAM: daunorubicin resistance ABC transporter membrane protein) encodes MSEIEGIYVVWLREVKRFLRYKSRILTSIVTPLLWLIIFGTGLGMSVKFTNIPGGYRTFIFPGIIAQTILFTSVFSGVSVVIDRQYGFLKEILVSPISRPSIILGKAFGISTASVIQTVILLALSFLVNIEITLTSFVISVILSFIISMGFGGLGLMIAAITESTEGFNLVMSFIVLPIFLLSGALFPITGLPTWLQRAVYANPLTYGVDALRFIILHRSVFPFWINLCIISLFSISMILIASILFDIKEQNLL; translated from the coding sequence ATGTCTGAAATTGAAGGCATTTATGTTGTATGGTTAAGAGAAGTAAAGAGATTTTTACGTTATAAATCAAGAATACTTACCTCAATAGTTACACCTCTCTTGTGGTTGATTATATTTGGCACTGGTCTTGGTATGTCAGTGAAATTCACAAATATTCCAGGAGGATATAGAACTTTCATTTTTCCTGGAATAATAGCACAAACCATACTTTTTACTAGCGTGTTTTCAGGAGTTTCAGTTGTTATAGATAGACAATACGGATTTTTAAAAGAAATATTAGTTTCTCCAATTTCAAGACCATCTATTATCTTAGGAAAAGCATTTGGGATTAGTACGGCCTCAGTAATTCAAACTGTAATTTTATTGGCACTGTCTTTTTTAGTAAATATTGAAATAACTCTAACATCATTTGTCATCAGTGTTATTTTGTCCTTTATAATTTCTATGGGTTTTGGTGGCTTAGGCCTTATGATTGCAGCAATAACTGAAAGTACAGAAGGATTTAATCTTGTGATGAGTTTTATAGTTTTGCCAATTTTCCTATTGAGTGGCGCATTATTTCCCATAACAGGATTGCCTACATGGCTTCAAAGAGCTGTATATGCTAATCCTCTAACTTATGGTGTTGATGCATTGAGATTTATAATACTCCACAGATCAGTGTTCCCATTCTGGATCAATTTGTGCATTATTTCTTTATTTTCTATTTCCATGATTTTAATTGCATCAATACTTTTTGATATTAAAGAACAAAATCTACTATAG
- a CDS encoding daunorubicin resistance ABC transporter ATPase subunit (COGs: COG1131 ABC-type multidrug transport system ATPase component~InterPro IPR003439: IPR003593: IPR005894~KEGG: mth:MTH1093 ABC transporter (ATP-binding protein)~PFAM: ABC transporter related~SMART: AAA ATPase~SPTR: O27165 ABC transporter (ATP-binding)~TIGRFAM: daunorubicin resistance ABC transporter ATPase subunit~PFAM: ABC transporter~TIGRFAM: daunorubicin resistance ABC transporter ATP-binding subunit), whose protein sequence is MKFIIKTKNITKKYGNFTAVDNVNIQIPKESIYAILGPNGAGKTTLISMLCTILRPTSGTAKVNGYDIINEAAKVRSSIGIVFQSRSLDDMLTGREHLEMHAALYGVPKNIREKRINEILELIDLEERADDYVKTYSEGMKRRLEIGRGLVHHPKVLFLDEPTLGLDPQTRESIWEYIKYLNKEEKVTILLTTHYMEEVDKLCDKVAIMNKGKIIKVGTPESLKNELKSDTITAKVERPKEFVKIVQDIEGVKEAFLNEKIIKIIVERGENLIPKIVNFANMNNFEIKSIKIERPTLDEVFKKYISEG, encoded by the coding sequence ATGAAATTCATAATCAAAACAAAAAATATAACTAAAAAATATGGAAATTTTACAGCTGTAGACAATGTAAACATCCAAATACCTAAAGAAAGTATTTATGCAATTTTAGGTCCGAATGGAGCTGGTAAAACAACTTTAATATCCATGTTATGTACAATACTTCGCCCTACTAGTGGAACAGCGAAAGTTAATGGATATGATATTATAAATGAAGCTGCTAAAGTGAGATCTTCCATTGGCATTGTATTTCAATCTAGATCTCTTGACGACATGTTAACTGGTAGAGAACATCTTGAAATGCATGCGGCATTGTATGGTGTTCCAAAAAATATTAGAGAAAAACGGATAAATGAAATTTTAGAACTTATAGATTTAGAGGAGAGAGCAGATGATTATGTAAAAACATATTCAGAAGGCATGAAGCGTCGATTAGAAATTGGAAGGGGATTGGTACATCATCCAAAAGTATTGTTTCTGGATGAACCAACACTTGGATTAGATCCCCAAACTCGTGAGAGCATATGGGAATATATAAAATACCTAAACAAAGAAGAAAAAGTCACAATATTGCTTACCACTCATTATATGGAAGAGGTAGATAAGCTGTGTGACAAAGTTGCTATAATGAACAAGGGAAAGATAATAAAGGTGGGTACTCCTGAAAGTTTAAAAAATGAATTAAAAAGTGATACAATAACTGCAAAAGTTGAAAGGCCAAAAGAATTTGTTAAAATAGTTCAAGACATTGAAGGAGTAAAGGAAGCATTTCTCAATGAAAAAATTATAAAAATAATAGTGGAGAGAGGAGAAAATCTCATACCAAAAATAGTGAATTTTGCAAATATGAACAATTTTGAGATAAAATCGATAAAAATAGAACGTCCCACACTCGACGAAGTATTTAAAAAATATATATCTGAAGGATGA
- a CDS encoding conserved hypothetical protein (COGs: COG0491 Zn-dependent hydrolase including glyoxylase~KEGG: mth:MTH1267 hypothetical protein~SPTR: O27335 Conserved protein~PFAM: Metallo-beta-lactamase superfamily): MDIEDIIIIPGKDYDSNIYVIDNTIIDTGTGHNKNYVFSKMKKAGVDPEDIKLIINTHCHYDHIGGNSLFSAKIAIHKKDSEALEKGDKMATVSYLFGEKCHPMKVHKKLKDGNKIAGFKVIHTPGHTPGSICLFSDGILISGDTIFANGGFGSCDYPGGNMEDLINSIKKIKSYDVEYLLPGHGEIVNNGNFHINLAFNKIKKLYNFLK; the protein is encoded by the coding sequence TTGGACATAGAAGATATTATAATCATACCTGGCAAAGATTATGATTCAAATATTTATGTAATAGACAATACTATAATAGATACAGGCACTGGGCACAATAAAAACTATGTTTTTTCTAAAATGAAGAAAGCTGGAGTTGACCCTGAAGATATTAAATTGATCATAAATACTCATTGTCATTATGACCATATTGGTGGAAATTCTCTTTTTTCAGCTAAAATTGCAATACATAAAAAAGATTCTGAGGCTTTAGAGAAAGGAGACAAGATGGCAACTGTTTCATATTTATTTGGAGAAAAATGCCATCCCATGAAAGTTCATAAAAAACTAAAAGATGGGAATAAAATAGCTGGTTTTAAAGTTATACATACGCCAGGTCATACGCCAGGTAGCATATGCTTATTCTCAGATGGAATATTAATTTCTGGAGACACCATCTTTGCAAATGGAGGTTTTGGAAGTTGTGATTATCCTGGAGGCAATATGGAAGATCTAATAAATTCTATAAAGAAAATTAAATCTTATGATGTTGAATATTTGCTACCTGGTCATGGAGAAATTGTTAACAATGGAAATTTCCATATAAACTTAGCATTTAATAAAATTAAAAAACTATACAATTTTTTAAAGTAA
- a CDS encoding conserved hypothetical protein (KEGG: mth:MTH1573 hypothetical protein~SPTR: O27614 Putative uncharacterized protein) → MGFRKKVLSSLDLDLSEGACGICHEVLKRICENGGFTRSIELPEGCFSEVVDDSGEVIGKGKDITWAPSILKAQIDAELLPSDISHDLSKVLTSKIDLKKVSEMFGYGRVVTPASIVISKIWEKGGYVEIKKEGLGIKSLLYDSNDKLISEAVSSFCPVCAINISAAKNKKIRKEIQEKLKNSVNTGKIKYQRKMVNIIEWKKRRVFTRILEKDKQIGLNWGCCIAYSTVRAEMDAGLGSKKLNRLFQNYCDNCPLKHCWLGKPISAIGNKVLERIKKINVKEIVKYKNYITVDLVEDNKIIGHGVGTLCSLSASANALLRSDAKIILKPSPAKGFPRRE, encoded by the coding sequence ATGGGGTTTAGAAAAAAAGTTCTTTCTTCTTTAGATCTTGACTTAAGTGAAGGCGCCTGTGGAATATGTCATGAAGTACTTAAAAGAATTTGTGAAAATGGTGGATTTACAAGATCTATTGAACTACCTGAAGGATGTTTTTCAGAAGTGGTAGATGACTCCGGTGAAGTAATAGGGAAAGGCAAAGATATAACATGGGCGCCATCAATACTCAAAGCACAAATAGATGCAGAGTTGTTGCCATCAGATATTTCACACGATTTAAGTAAAGTATTAACTTCTAAGATTGATTTAAAAAAAGTCTCAGAAATGTTTGGTTATGGTAGAGTTGTAACTCCTGCATCAATTGTAATATCAAAAATTTGGGAAAAGGGTGGATATGTAGAAATAAAAAAGGAAGGATTAGGTATTAAATCATTGTTATATGACTCTAATGATAAATTAATATCAGAAGCTGTTTCTTCTTTTTGTCCGGTTTGTGCAATAAATATTTCGGCTGCTAAAAATAAAAAAATTAGGAAAGAAATACAGGAAAAACTTAAGAACAGTGTAAACACTGGTAAAATAAAATACCAAAGGAAAATGGTAAATATAATTGAATGGAAAAAAAGAAGAGTTTTTACAAGAATATTAGAAAAGGATAAACAAATAGGATTGAATTGGGGATGTTGTATTGCTTATTCAACCGTTAGGGCTGAAATGGATGCTGGACTTGGCAGTAAAAAATTAAACAGACTTTTTCAGAATTATTGTGATAATTGTCCATTAAAGCATTGCTGGCTTGGAAAACCAATAAGTGCTATTGGAAACAAAGTTTTAGAAAGAATAAAGAAAATTAATGTTAAGGAAATCGTTAAATACAAAAATTATATTACTGTTGATCTGGTAGAGGACAATAAAATTATTGGACATGGCGTAGGAACTCTTTGTTCGTTAAGTGCATCTGCAAATGCATTATTAAGGTCTGATGCAAAAATAATTCTCAAGCCAAGTCCAGCAAAAGGTTTTCCACGTAGGGAATGA
- a CDS encoding methanogenesis marker protein 8 (COGs: COG4022 conserved hypothetical protein~InterPro IPR009181~KEGG: mth:MTH1574 hypothetical protein~PFAM: conserved hypothetical protein~SPTR: O27615 Conserved protein~TIGRFAM: methanogenesis marker protein 8~PFAM: Uncharacterized protein conserved in archaea (DUF2099)~TIGRFAM: putative methanogenesis marker protein 8), protein MKDKHIIEALGKTKIIIRDGNVEYVGKPLIKYCPIFYKYRGIKKITRKAIKENIEFRIKDFGMCTPKRKLYMEKYLSYGTSEIISSLLQDKILDCAVMVCDGAGTVIVNDPMLAQGIGGRISGIISTTPIETIIKTIGEDNVLNKKTAEIDQVKGVKKAIDKGYKSIAVTVTSVKEAIEIRKIAPRACIFAVHLTGISKNDAEKLFEVADIITSCASKYIRKIGDKKALLKVGRSIPVYAATKKGKKILLKFKTAKKGSSNSYGQPYPLI, encoded by the coding sequence ATGAAAGACAAGCACATAATAGAAGCACTTGGAAAGACAAAAATTATTATTAGAGACGGAAATGTTGAATATGTTGGAAAACCATTAATTAAATATTGTCCTATTTTCTATAAATATAGAGGAATTAAAAAAATTACAAGAAAAGCCATAAAAGAAAATATTGAGTTTAGAATAAAGGATTTTGGGATGTGTACACCAAAAAGAAAGTTATATATGGAAAAATATTTATCTTATGGCACCTCAGAAATTATATCATCACTTCTACAAGATAAAATATTAGATTGTGCAGTAATGGTCTGTGATGGTGCAGGTACAGTAATTGTCAATGATCCCATGCTTGCCCAAGGTATAGGCGGACGAATTTCTGGTATAATATCTACAACACCAATTGAGACAATAATAAAAACTATTGGTGAAGATAACGTATTAAATAAAAAAACTGCAGAAATAGACCAGGTAAAAGGTGTAAAAAAAGCAATTGATAAAGGTTATAAATCAATAGCAGTTACGGTAACTTCTGTAAAAGAAGCAATTGAAATAAGAAAAATTGCACCTAGAGCATGCATATTTGCAGTGCATTTAACAGGAATATCTAAAAACGATGCAGAAAAACTATTTGAAGTTGCAGATATAATTACTTCCTGTGCTTCAAAATATATCCGTAAAATAGGGGATAAAAAAGCTTTATTAAAAGTTGGGAGATCTATACCAGTTTATGCGGCAACAAAAAAAGGTAAAAAAATATTGTTGAAGTTTAAAACAGCTAAAAAGGGATCTTCTAACAGCTATGGTCAACCATATCCATTAATCTAA
- a CDS encoding putative signal transduction protein with CBS domains (COGs: COG2524 transcriptional regulator protein~InterPro IPR000644: IPR013785~KEGG: mth:MTH1575 inosine-5'-monophosphate dehydrogenase related protein X~PFAM: CBS domain containing protein~SMART: CBS domain containing protein~SPTR: O27616 Inosine-5'-monophosphate dehydrogenase related protein X~PFAM: CBS domain), with translation MISTTKKKLKDLKAQDIMIKDVLTANPDDTVAAAKLKMVRANVGGLPVVKNGKLVGLITHRDILLAGKEALNLRVKDLMSKNLVVVGVDTSIKEISKIMSETGYQRIPVVINDNKLVGLITQSCIIRAVAKYLD, from the coding sequence TTGATTTCTACTACAAAAAAGAAACTTAAGGACCTTAAGGCTCAGGATATAATGATTAAAGATGTATTGACAGCTAATCCAGATGATACTGTGGCAGCTGCTAAATTAAAAATGGTTAGAGCTAATGTAGGAGGATTACCTGTAGTCAAAAATGGAAAGCTTGTAGGCCTTATAACTCATAGAGATATACTATTAGCTGGTAAGGAGGCATTAAACCTCCGTGTTAAGGATTTAATGAGTAAAAATCTTGTTGTAGTTGGAGTTGATACTTCTATAAAAGAAATCAGTAAAATAATGAGTGAAACTGGTTATCAAAGAATTCCAGTAGTTATCAATGACAACAAATTAGTTGGTCTCATAACTCAAAGTTGTATAATACGTGCTGTAGCAAAATATTTAGATTAA
- a CDS encoding hydroxymethylpyrimidine synthase (COGs: COG0422 Thiamine biosynthesis protein ThiC~InterPro IPR002817~KEGG: mth:MTH1576 thiamine biosynthesis protein ThiC~PFAM: thiamine biosynthesis protein ThiC~SPTR: O27617 Probable thiamine biosynthesis protein thiC 2~TIGRFAM: thiamine biosynthesis protein ThiC~PFAM: ThiC family~TIGRFAM: thiamine biosynthesis protein ThiC) yields MTLMEEAAKGNITNIMVKSAKMENIEVEKIVRGLARGEIVIPHNVNRSATPCAIGKHASTKVNANVGSSPDHDDVDLEVKKAKIAVKYGSDTVMDLSTGKSLSKIRKAILKNVDVPVGTVPIYEAGVKARKKKGAVIHMDEDDMLKAIETQAKDGVDFMTIHCGVTKDIVDKLSKSERIMGIVSRGGAFIAAWIKYNEKENPLYQNFEYILDIAYEYDVTLSLGDGLRPGCLYDASDMLQIRELINLGELVAKAREKNVQCMVEGPGHMPLDQIAANVKIQKSICKNAPFYVLGPIVTDISPGYDHITAAIGGAIAAAAGADFLCYVTPTEHLSIPGIKEVKEGVIAAKIAAQAADVSKGLSKAWSKELKMSEARKDFKWDEQFKLALDPKKAKKYYEPSKGACSMCGEYCAIKILKDLFE; encoded by the coding sequence GTGACATTAATGGAAGAAGCAGCAAAAGGCAACATAACTAACATTATGGTAAAATCTGCTAAAATGGAAAATATTGAGGTAGAAAAAATTGTTAGAGGATTAGCTAGGGGTGAAATAGTCATACCACATAATGTGAATAGGTCAGCCACGCCTTGTGCTATTGGAAAACATGCGTCAACTAAAGTAAATGCAAATGTTGGTTCATCTCCCGATCATGACGACGTTGATTTAGAAGTTAAAAAAGCCAAAATAGCTGTAAAATATGGTTCAGATACTGTAATGGATCTTAGTACGGGGAAATCTTTATCTAAAATCCGAAAAGCAATTTTAAAAAATGTTGATGTTCCTGTAGGTACAGTTCCAATTTATGAAGCTGGAGTTAAAGCAAGAAAGAAAAAAGGCGCTGTAATACATATGGATGAAGATGACATGTTAAAAGCAATTGAAACCCAAGCAAAAGATGGCGTAGATTTCATGACAATCCACTGTGGCGTAACAAAAGATATTGTAGACAAATTATCAAAATCCGAAAGGATTATGGGCATTGTAAGTAGAGGAGGAGCATTTATAGCTGCATGGATAAAGTATAATGAGAAAGAAAATCCATTATATCAAAATTTTGAGTATATTTTAGATATCGCATATGAATATGATGTCACTTTAAGTTTAGGAGATGGTTTAAGACCTGGATGTCTTTACGATGCTTCTGACATGCTTCAAATAAGAGAATTGATAAATCTAGGAGAGTTAGTAGCCAAAGCCAGAGAAAAAAATGTGCAATGTATGGTTGAGGGTCCTGGACATATGCCATTAGATCAAATAGCCGCAAATGTTAAGATCCAAAAATCTATATGCAAAAATGCTCCATTTTATGTTTTAGGTCCTATTGTAACCGATATATCACCAGGTTATGACCATATAACAGCAGCTATTGGTGGTGCCATAGCTGCAGCTGCAGGAGCTGACTTCCTTTGTTATGTAACACCTACAGAACATTTATCAATACCTGGAATAAAAGAAGTTAAAGAAGGTGTTATAGCAGCTAAAATAGCTGCACAAGCAGCAGATGTATCTAAGGGTTTATCTAAAGCATGGAGTAAAGAATTAAAAATGTCTGAAGCAAGAAAAGATTTTAAATGGGATGAACAATTTAAATTAGCTTTAGATCCTAAGAAAGCAAAAAAATATTATGAACCAAGTAAAGGAGCATGTTCTATGTGTGGAGAATATTGTGCAATTAAAATTTTAAAAGATTTATTTGAATGA